From one Butyricimonas faecihominis genomic stretch:
- a CDS encoding sensor histidine kinase — MTKKLDILLYAGLFSGLGVFSYLLLVSYSGFSPLVQEELYSFGACLFCILAFNILGYFTMRISSWLNVSYALNIRRRWRIVVIYLLVMLMFFLLNYGLLVSAKLLAGASRPFTFYAGGKFVLVLVWLVELVILGLLLAFRAIREMLRLQQHTAALQEENNTARYVALQNQVNPHFLFNSLNTLIAEIEYNPRNAVEFTRNLSNVYRYVLQCQDKTLVTLGDELDFLDAFLFLHKVRLGDCITCDIEVPDDCRERMVPPLTLQLLAENVIKHNSISATHPMRIAIWVDDNFLVVSNLVHPRKDVQSSGIGLQNLANRCKLITGKEIEIVDKLGAFTVKIPFADE, encoded by the coding sequence ATGACTAAGAAACTGGATATTTTGCTGTATGCCGGATTATTTTCCGGGTTGGGGGTATTTTCATATCTCCTGTTAGTGAGTTATTCCGGTTTTTCACCATTGGTACAGGAAGAGTTGTATTCTTTCGGGGCTTGTCTGTTCTGTATTCTTGCATTTAATATTTTAGGGTATTTCACAATGCGTATCAGCTCGTGGCTGAACGTGAGCTACGCTTTGAATATCCGGAGAAGGTGGAGGATCGTTGTGATTTACTTGTTGGTGATGTTGATGTTCTTTTTGCTGAACTATGGTTTACTAGTTTCGGCTAAGTTACTGGCGGGGGCATCGCGTCCTTTTACTTTCTATGCCGGGGGAAAGTTCGTACTGGTTCTCGTTTGGTTGGTGGAATTAGTTATCTTGGGGTTGTTGCTGGCTTTCAGGGCTATACGAGAGATGTTGCGGTTACAGCAACATACTGCGGCTTTGCAGGAAGAGAATAATACGGCGCGGTACGTGGCTTTGCAGAATCAAGTGAATCCGCATTTCCTGTTTAATAGTCTCAACACGCTGATTGCCGAGATCGAGTATAATCCTCGTAATGCCGTGGAGTTTACCCGGAATCTTTCGAATGTTTATCGTTACGTGTTGCAATGTCAGGATAAGACTCTTGTGACGTTGGGAGATGAACTAGATTTTCTGGATGCTTTCCTGTTTTTGCATAAAGTGAGATTGGGAGATTGTATTACCTGCGATATTGAAGTGCCGGATGATTGCCGGGAACGGATGGTGCCACCGCTGACGTTGCAATTGCTGGCGGAGAACGTGATCAAGCATAATTCGATTTCTGCCACTCATCCGATGAGGATTGCCATTTGGGTTGATGATAATTTTCTGGTAGTGAGTAATTTGGTTCACCCTAGGAAGGATGTCCAGTCTTCCGGAATCGGGCTTCAGAATCTGGCAAACCGCTGTAAGTTGATTACAGGTAAAGAGATAGAAATAGTTGATAAATTAGGTGCATTTACAGTAAAAATACCTTTTGCTGATGAATAA
- a CDS encoding TolC family protein: MKKIFVLGCMLAGAFTVSAQQSSLLEKYRNMALEYNHDLKAAEKNISVSMELEKSARADLKPKVEAGGNFQYTGNPMELSVDVPSLGRSVGFKGKNMKYGVSMSLMQPLYTGGWVLESIRMAQSRQAVAAQQAEVVKNAVCYQTDIQYWNTVARQEIVGVATDFRNSMSSLVKTIRERVDAGLVDPQDLLMAEVQLNEAEYRLLQAKSNFETGRMALNSIIGLELSNPTMIEENVPLLLVEDSVLRGNGSNRPEIRMAEEQVRMAESALRLNDAQYKPQVYVGVDGSYSSPGYNFRTDMDPNYVAYAKVSIPVFEWGKRRSEKRASRGQVGMASDQLNRVKDNVALEVQTARLNLLQALEQVKLTGNSLEKAKENETKALERYGEGKTSILEVIDAQTYRENSQLNYVQAKTEAQSYYSGLIKALNAYESL, translated from the coding sequence ATGAAAAAGATATTTGTATTAGGTTGTATGCTGGCGGGTGCGTTTACCGTGTCCGCCCAACAAAGCTCTCTTCTTGAGAAATACCGGAACATGGCTTTGGAATATAACCATGATCTCAAGGCTGCGGAAAAGAATATTTCGGTGAGTATGGAACTGGAGAAATCCGCCCGTGCCGATTTGAAGCCGAAAGTGGAGGCGGGAGGAAATTTTCAGTACACGGGAAATCCCATGGAACTATCGGTAGATGTGCCTTCGTTGGGACGTTCCGTGGGGTTTAAGGGAAAAAATATGAAATACGGGGTGTCGATGTCGCTCATGCAACCGCTTTATACCGGGGGATGGGTGCTTGAATCGATTCGGATGGCCCAGTCACGGCAAGCCGTGGCGGCACAACAGGCGGAGGTGGTGAAGAATGCCGTGTGTTACCAGACGGATATTCAGTATTGGAACACGGTGGCCCGGCAGGAGATCGTGGGCGTGGCCACGGATTTTCGAAATTCGATGTCCTCGTTGGTAAAAACGATCCGGGAGAGAGTGGATGCCGGGTTGGTGGACCCGCAGGATTTATTGATGGCGGAGGTGCAACTGAACGAGGCGGAGTACCGTCTGTTGCAAGCAAAGAGTAATTTCGAGACGGGGCGTATGGCTTTAAATTCGATTATCGGGTTGGAGTTGTCTAACCCGACCATGATAGAAGAGAATGTTCCTTTATTGCTGGTTGAGGATTCGGTTCTTCGGGGAAACGGGAGTAATCGGCCGGAGATCAGGATGGCCGAGGAACAGGTGAGGATGGCGGAAAGTGCGTTGCGATTGAATGATGCGCAGTATAAGCCACAGGTCTATGTCGGGGTTGACGGGAGTTATTCTTCTCCGGGGTATAATTTCCGCACGGATATGGACCCGAATTACGTGGCGTATGCGAAAGTATCCATCCCGGTGTTTGAGTGGGGAAAGCGGCGAAGTGAGAAGAGAGCTTCCCGGGGGCAAGTCGGTATGGCTTCCGATCAGTTGAACCGGGTGAAAGACAACGTGGCACTGGAAGTACAGACGGCACGGCTGAATTTGTTACAGGCACTGGAACAGGTGAAATTGACGGGAAATTCGTTGGAGAAGGCCAAAGAAAATGAGACGAAAGCGTTGGAGCGGTATGGGGAGGGAAAAACGTCTATATTGGAAGTGATCGATGCTCAGACCTATCGGGAGAATTCGCAACTTAATTACGTGCAGGCTAAAACGGAGGCGCAGAGCTATTATTCCGGGTTAATAAAAGCCTTGAACGCGTACGAATCTTTGTAA
- a CDS encoding efflux RND transporter permease subunit, protein MKLVKYFLQKKSLTILLLLLVLLGGLFAYVKMGKLEDAPFTIKQALVLTPYPGASPSEVQTQVTDVLEESIQSLGELYYLKTENRAGLSKITVYVKKEIRADEMQQLWDKLRRKVSDVQGKLPAGAGPSVVNDDFGDVLGVFYGLTGMGHTYRELEDQAKLIKNEILKVKDVAKVEIYGVQTPTIDVKISPSVMALSGITTADIARAFEGQNKVVDAGGIDVGENRVRIESTGNFYSLDDIRNLTIVSKGGEHFRLADIAEIEEAYQTPASNMMRVNGEPAIGIAISTVPKGNVVDMADAVKEKIDWFTSEMPEGYALSCIYDQGYESAVANRGFIVNLIVSVLTVVAILLFFIGFKNGLLIGSGLVFSIFATLIVMFADGIALQRMSLAAIIIAMGMLVDNAIVVSDSALVNMQRGMRKRMAIMRACSATALPLLAATVIAILTFMPIYYSPHITGELLSSMVVVIGVSLIFSWVFALTQTPFFIQEFVRRPRPDELTAELFTGKWYDRFRRSLRVVIRHKYVVVGCLVVMLCVSAWSFRFIPKVFVPSLDKQYFTVDMWLPEGTRIEETDRVADDMADYVSTYHEMEMVSAFVGRTPPRYYLSNVSFGPQSNYAQLLIKCRTSSESRQLHAVLQDSLPAKYPEAFIKVNSFELSPLNEALIEARFLGPDPAVLDSLVGVAVDIMRRNPKVADARNEWGSMAMMIRPVYDPVKAGALGITKADMMQSVKSIQDGLTVGVYRDDEKKVPVLLKSAGVNITNAEALGNFSVWNGVNSAPLSQVTERIETTWEFPQVRTYNRQLSMAAMCGVKPGTTMAEVHGEIRAEVEKIQLPEGYTFFWDAQFKDQKEAIQAIVMYFPLAFLLLVVILVALFGNFRQPIIILCVLPLSLIGVAVGMLLTGFDFGFFPIAGWLGLLGMIIKNVIVLIDEINVQHGNGVDLYTCIVEATVVRTRPVLMAATTTIFGMVPLLFDIAFGGMAATIIFGLTFATLLTLFVTPALYAIFYNVKENQR, encoded by the coding sequence ATGAAACTGGTTAAATATTTTTTACAGAAAAAGTCTCTGACCATCCTGTTGCTTTTGCTTGTGCTGTTAGGGGGATTGTTCGCTTACGTGAAAATGGGGAAACTGGAAGATGCCCCGTTCACGATCAAACAGGCTTTGGTGCTTACCCCTTATCCGGGAGCCTCTCCATCGGAAGTGCAGACGCAGGTGACCGACGTGTTGGAGGAATCCATACAGTCGTTGGGGGAGCTCTATTATTTGAAGACGGAGAATCGGGCCGGGCTGTCAAAAATCACGGTTTACGTGAAGAAAGAGATCCGGGCGGATGAGATGCAGCAACTTTGGGATAAACTCCGGAGAAAAGTGAGTGATGTACAGGGAAAACTACCGGCAGGAGCGGGGCCTTCTGTCGTGAATGATGATTTCGGGGATGTGCTGGGTGTTTTCTATGGGCTGACAGGAATGGGACATACCTACCGGGAACTGGAGGATCAGGCGAAGTTGATCAAGAATGAGATTCTTAAGGTGAAGGATGTTGCCAAGGTCGAGATATACGGGGTACAGACCCCGACGATTGATGTGAAAATCAGTCCTTCGGTGATGGCACTTAGCGGTATCACGACCGCGGATATTGCCCGTGCTTTCGAGGGACAGAATAAAGTGGTGGATGCCGGGGGGATAGATGTCGGGGAGAATCGGGTGCGTATCGAGTCAACCGGGAATTTCTATTCGTTGGATGACATTCGGAATCTGACCATTGTTTCTAAAGGCGGGGAGCATTTCCGGCTGGCGGATATTGCCGAAATCGAGGAAGCCTATCAGACTCCGGCTTCCAATATGATGCGTGTGAACGGGGAACCCGCTATTGGTATTGCTATTTCTACGGTTCCGAAGGGGAACGTGGTGGATATGGCCGATGCGGTAAAAGAAAAGATAGATTGGTTTACATCCGAGATGCCTGAAGGATATGCTCTTTCCTGCATTTATGATCAAGGGTACGAGTCTGCCGTGGCAAATCGGGGGTTCATTGTCAACCTAATCGTTTCCGTGCTGACTGTCGTGGCGATATTGCTCTTCTTTATCGGTTTTAAAAACGGGTTGTTAATTGGCAGTGGGTTGGTGTTTTCCATTTTCGCCACGTTGATCGTGATGTTTGCTGACGGGATTGCCTTGCAGCGTATGTCTTTGGCCGCGATTATCATTGCCATGGGTATGCTGGTGGATAATGCGATCGTGGTATCGGACTCCGCATTGGTGAATATGCAACGGGGGATGCGCAAGCGGATGGCCATTATGAGGGCTTGTTCTGCGACGGCTTTGCCATTATTAGCCGCAACGGTTATTGCTATCCTGACTTTTATGCCAATTTATTATTCACCGCATATTACGGGGGAATTGCTGTCTTCGATGGTTGTTGTGATCGGGGTGTCATTGATATTTAGTTGGGTATTTGCCCTCACGCAAACGCCGTTCTTCATACAGGAATTCGTGCGTCGTCCACGTCCGGACGAGTTGACGGCAGAGTTGTTTACTGGTAAATGGTATGATCGTTTCCGACGCTCGTTACGGGTGGTGATCCGTCATAAATATGTGGTGGTGGGTTGTCTTGTGGTTATGCTTTGCGTGTCGGCGTGGAGTTTCCGGTTTATCCCGAAAGTTTTCGTGCCTTCGTTGGATAAACAATATTTCACGGTCGATATGTGGTTGCCGGAAGGGACCCGTATTGAAGAAACTGACCGGGTGGCGGACGATATGGCTGATTATGTCAGCACTTATCACGAGATGGAGATGGTGTCGGCTTTTGTGGGGCGAACTCCACCACGATATTATTTATCGAACGTGTCATTCGGGCCCCAGTCCAATTATGCTCAATTATTGATAAAATGTAGAACATCGTCGGAATCCCGTCAGCTACATGCCGTGTTACAAGATTCTCTCCCGGCGAAATACCCAGAGGCGTTTATCAAGGTGAATAGTTTCGAATTGAGTCCGTTGAACGAGGCGTTGATTGAAGCTCGTTTTCTGGGACCGGACCCGGCGGTGTTGGATTCTTTGGTGGGTGTTGCCGTGGATATTATGCGTCGCAATCCGAAAGTGGCGGATGCCCGTAACGAGTGGGGAAGTATGGCGATGATGATTCGTCCGGTGTATGATCCCGTGAAGGCCGGGGCCTTGGGGATCACGAAGGCGGATATGATGCAGTCGGTGAAATCCATTCAAGACGGGTTGACGGTTGGCGTGTATCGGGATGACGAGAAGAAGGTACCCGTGTTGTTGAAATCTGCCGGGGTGAATATTACGAATGCCGAGGCTTTGGGTAATTTCTCCGTGTGGAATGGGGTGAATTCTGCCCCTCTGTCGCAAGTGACGGAACGGATTGAAACCACGTGGGAGTTCCCACAGGTACGGACGTACAATCGGCAGTTGTCCATGGCCGCCATGTGCGGGGTGAAACCGGGTACTACTATGGCGGAAGTACACGGGGAGATTCGGGCAGAAGTTGAGAAAATACAACTCCCTGAGGGATATACATTCTTTTGGGATGCTCAATTCAAGGATCAAAAGGAGGCCATACAGGCCATCGTGATGTATTTCCCGTTGGCATTCCTGTTGCTTGTTGTCATTCTGGTGGCCTTGTTCGGAAACTTCCGGCAACCAATCATTATTCTTTGCGTGTTACCTTTGTCACTGATTGGCGTGGCTGTCGGGATGTTGCTCACGGGATTTGATTTCGGGTTCTTCCCTATCGCGGGATGGCTGGGATTATTGGGTATGATTATTAAAAACGTGATTGTGTTGATTGATGAGATCAACGTGCAGCACGGGAACGGGGTGGACTTGTACACTTGTATCGTGGAGGCCACGGTTGTACGTACCCGTCCGGTTTTGATGGCTGCAACAACCACGATCTTCGGGATGGTTCCTTTGTTGTTTGATATTGCTTTCGGGGGGATGGCAGCCACGATTATTTTCGGGTTGACATTTGCCACGCTATTGACGCTGTTTGTTACCCCGGCTCTTTATGCTATATTTTATAATGTAAAAGAAAATCAACGATGA